The Pseudofrankia inefficax genome window below encodes:
- a CDS encoding ABC-F family ATP-binding cassette domain-containing protein: MAHLLGAEALHLEYPTRVVFDSITLGVNEGDRIGIVGQNGGGKSSLIGMLSGRITPDEGRVTRRGGVRVCVLDQADTLDPAQTVGQVIVGDRPEHEWAGDPAVRDVIAGLVTDVPWAATVGTLSGGQRRRVALAALLVGDWDVIILDEPTNHLDVEGITWLADHLKRRWSRTAGGLLVVTHDRWFLDEICTATWEVHDQIVEPFEGGYAAYVLQRVERDRQSAASEAKRQNLMRKELAWLRRGAPARTSKPKFRIDAANALIADVPPPRDRLELSRLATARLGKDVVDLLDVSVSFDGRPILRDIEWRIGPGERTGLLGANGAGKSTLLSLVAGTLAPTAGTVKTGKTVRIGVLDQGLRELDEVAGDRVREVLARTKTTFMIDGKELTPGQLLERLGFAREHLSARVFDLSGGQRRRLHLLLVLLAEPNVLILDEPTNDLDVDMLAVMEDVLDSWPGTLLVVSHDRYFLERVTDQQYAILDGRLRHLPGGVDEYLRLRAAGASSTAVAPAKGGAPDGNGRGGSAPAAPKLAGAELRAAQKELTATERRLDRLAGQVATAHKNLADHDPADYEGVLRITKAVGDLEAEIVALEERWLELSEQAG, translated from the coding sequence GTGGCCCATCTACTTGGCGCGGAAGCACTGCATCTGGAGTATCCGACCCGCGTCGTCTTCGACTCGATCACCCTCGGTGTCAACGAGGGTGATCGGATCGGGATCGTCGGCCAGAACGGCGGCGGCAAGTCCAGCCTGATCGGCATGCTGTCGGGCCGGATCACACCCGACGAGGGCCGGGTCACCCGCCGGGGCGGGGTGCGGGTCTGCGTGCTCGACCAGGCCGACACCCTCGACCCGGCGCAGACCGTCGGCCAGGTGATCGTCGGTGATCGTCCGGAGCACGAGTGGGCCGGTGACCCCGCGGTTCGTGACGTCATCGCGGGCCTCGTCACGGACGTCCCGTGGGCGGCCACCGTCGGGACCCTCAGCGGAGGGCAGCGCCGCCGGGTCGCGCTCGCCGCCCTGCTCGTCGGCGACTGGGACGTGATCATCCTCGACGAGCCGACGAACCACCTCGACGTCGAGGGCATCACCTGGCTCGCCGACCATCTCAAGCGCCGCTGGTCGCGGACGGCCGGCGGGCTGCTGGTCGTCACGCACGACCGCTGGTTCCTGGACGAGATCTGCACCGCCACCTGGGAGGTGCACGACCAGATCGTCGAGCCCTTCGAGGGCGGCTACGCGGCCTACGTGCTGCAGCGGGTCGAACGCGACCGGCAGTCGGCGGCCAGCGAGGCCAAGCGGCAGAACCTGATGCGCAAGGAGCTCGCCTGGCTGCGCCGCGGCGCGCCGGCCCGCACCTCGAAGCCGAAGTTCCGGATCGACGCCGCGAACGCGCTCATCGCGGACGTCCCGCCGCCGCGCGACCGGCTGGAGCTCTCGCGGCTCGCGACGGCGCGCCTCGGCAAGGACGTCGTCGACCTGCTGGACGTCTCGGTCTCGTTCGACGGCCGGCCGATCCTGCGGGACATCGAGTGGCGGATCGGGCCCGGCGAGCGGACCGGCCTGCTCGGCGCGAACGGCGCCGGCAAGTCCACGCTGCTCTCGCTGGTCGCGGGCACGCTCGCGCCGACCGCCGGGACGGTGAAGACCGGCAAGACCGTCCGGATCGGCGTCCTGGACCAGGGGCTGCGCGAGCTGGACGAGGTCGCCGGCGACCGGGTGCGCGAGGTCCTGGCCCGGACGAAGACGACCTTCATGATCGACGGCAAGGAGCTGACGCCGGGCCAGCTGCTGGAGCGGCTCGGTTTCGCCCGCGAGCACCTCTCGGCCCGGGTCTTCGACCTGTCCGGTGGCCAGCGCCGCCGGCTGCACCTGCTGCTCGTGCTGCTGGCCGAGCCGAACGTCCTGATCCTTGACGAGCCGACGAACGACCTCGACGTCGACATGCTCGCGGTGATGGAGGACGTCCTGGACTCCTGGCCGGGCACGCTGCTGGTCGTCTCGCACGACCGGTACTTCCTGGAGCGGGTGACCGACCAGCAGTACGCGATCCTGGACGGCCGGCTGCGGCACCTGCCGGGCGGCGTCGACGAGTACCTGCGGCTGCGGGCCGCCGGCGCCTCGTCGACCGCGGTGGCCCCCGCGAAGGGCGGCGCCCCGGACGGGAACGGCCGCGGCGGGAGCGCGCCCGCGGCGCCGAAACTGGCCGGCGCCGAGCTGCGCGCGGCGCAGAAGGAGCTCACCGCGACGGAGCGTCGCCTCGACCGGCTCGCCGGCCAGGTCGCGACAGCCCACAAGAACCTGGCCGACCACGACCCCGCCGACTACGAGGGTGTCCTGCGCATCACCAAGGCGGTCGGCGACCTGGAGGCCGAGATCGTCGCCCTGGAGGAGCGCTGGCTCGAACTGTCCGAGCAGGCAGGTTAG
- a CDS encoding 4-(cytidine 5'-diphospho)-2-C-methyl-D-erythritol kinase: MSTELSTGSTLSPESSPSRVTVRAPAKVNLHLGVGPRRADGFHEVITVLQAVGLYDELTVTDLEPTDGSDDGPAVTATVEISGEGAVGPAGDPAVVPTNADNLAVRAALLVAETAGLRGRRIHLEMAKGIPVAAGMAGGSADGAAALVACDALWGTGLPVQTLAELAARLGSDVPFPLTGGTALGVGRGEQLSLVATAGEYHWVFALADGGLSTPSVYREFDSGATEGRTADGRTAPTPADAVLTAVATGDPAVLGAALCNDLQAPAIRLRPSLGDVLAEGRALGALGALVSGSGPTTAFLARDAAHGAELAAGLAASGLARAVRQASAPAPGATVL; the protein is encoded by the coding sequence ATGTCCACCGAGCTTTCGACCGGATCGACGTTGTCGCCCGAGTCCTCGCCGAGCCGCGTCACCGTCCGCGCGCCGGCCAAGGTCAACCTGCATCTGGGGGTCGGGCCTCGTCGCGCCGACGGCTTCCACGAGGTCATCACCGTGTTGCAGGCCGTCGGGCTGTACGACGAGCTGACCGTCACCGACCTGGAGCCGACCGACGGCTCCGACGACGGACCGGCGGTCACCGCGACCGTCGAGATCAGCGGCGAGGGTGCCGTCGGGCCGGCGGGCGACCCCGCCGTGGTCCCGACGAACGCGGACAACCTCGCGGTCCGCGCGGCGCTCCTGGTCGCCGAGACCGCCGGCCTGCGCGGCCGCCGGATTCACCTCGAGATGGCCAAGGGCATCCCGGTGGCCGCCGGGATGGCCGGGGGCAGCGCCGACGGCGCCGCCGCGCTCGTCGCCTGCGACGCGTTGTGGGGCACGGGCCTGCCCGTCCAGACGCTCGCCGAGCTCGCCGCCCGCCTCGGCAGCGACGTGCCGTTCCCGCTGACCGGGGGCACCGCGCTCGGCGTCGGCCGCGGCGAGCAGCTCTCCCTCGTCGCCACCGCCGGCGAGTACCACTGGGTGTTCGCGCTCGCCGACGGCGGCCTGTCGACGCCGTCCGTCTACCGGGAGTTCGACAGCGGCGCGACCGAGGGCCGCACGGCCGACGGCCGTACCGCGCCGACTCCGGCCGACGCGGTACTGACCGCCGTCGCCACCGGCGACCCGGCCGTGCTCGGCGCCGCGTTGTGCAACGACCTTCAGGCGCCGGCGATCAGGCTGCGGCCGTCGCTCGGCGACGTGCTGGCCGAAGGCCGGGCGCTCGGCGCGCTCGGCGCGCTGGTCTCCGGCTCCGGCCCGACGACGGCCTTCCTCGCCCGCGACGCGGCCCACGGCGCCGAGCTCGCCGCCGGACTCGCGGCGAGCGGCCTGGCCCGCGCCGTCCGTCAGGCGTCCGCGCCGGCCCCCGGCGCGACGGTGCTGTAG
- a CDS encoding 50S ribosomal protein L25/general stress protein Ctc, which yields MSEVRIVAEPRTEFGKGGARRTRRAGKVPAVLYGHGQPPRHIALSQRELLHAFKTDAGTNVLLTVDLGDGTELALPKDVQRHPIKGSFEHVDLVIVRRGEKVTVDVPVNITGELHPDAILDQPNTTVSVSAPATAIPDSLTVDITGMGPGSHYTAGQLELPDGVELEGDPETIIALALTKPTAAQHEAGLGETGEGAESTGEAATAESE from the coding sequence ATGTCCGAGGTCCGCATCGTCGCGGAGCCGCGCACCGAGTTCGGGAAGGGCGGCGCTCGTCGCACCCGACGGGCCGGCAAGGTTCCGGCTGTCCTTTACGGGCACGGCCAGCCGCCGCGACACATCGCACTTTCCCAGCGTGAACTGCTGCACGCGTTCAAGACCGACGCCGGCACGAACGTGCTGCTCACCGTCGACCTGGGCGACGGCACCGAGCTGGCGCTTCCGAAGGACGTGCAGCGTCACCCCATCAAGGGCAGCTTCGAGCACGTCGACCTGGTCATCGTCCGCAGGGGCGAGAAGGTCACCGTCGACGTCCCGGTGAACATCACCGGCGAGCTGCACCCGGACGCGATCCTGGACCAGCCGAACACCACAGTCTCGGTGTCGGCCCCGGCGACCGCGATTCCGGACTCGCTCACGGTCGACATCACGGGCATGGGCCCCGGCTCGCACTACACCGCCGGCCAGCTCGAGCTTCCCGACGGTGTCGAGCTCGAGGGCGACCCCGAGACGATCATCGCGTTGGCGCTCACGAAGCCGACCGCGGCTCAGCACGAGGCCGGCCTCGGTGAGACCGGCGAAGGGGCTGAGAGCACGGGCGAGGCGGCTACCGCCGAGTCCGAGTAG
- the pth gene encoding aminoacyl-tRNA hydrolase, whose protein sequence is MAGEDDGAWLVVGLGNPGPEYASTRHNAGFLVVDLLAERHGARLRSHKARADAAQLRLAGVSAVLARPRTYMNVSGPPVAALRSFFKVDPARVIVVHDELDIPFGAVRLKRGGGDNGHNGLRSITSSLGTRDYLRVRFGIGRPPGRMDPADFVLRDFAVPERKELPFLVDRAADAVEALVAEGLEPAQNRFHALA, encoded by the coding sequence ATGGCTGGCGAGGACGACGGAGCCTGGCTGGTTGTCGGGTTGGGTAATCCGGGTCCGGAGTACGCGAGTACCCGCCATAACGCCGGGTTCCTCGTCGTGGACCTGCTCGCCGAGCGACACGGGGCCAGGCTGCGGTCGCACAAGGCCCGCGCCGACGCGGCGCAGCTGCGGCTCGCCGGTGTCTCGGCCGTGCTGGCCCGGCCCCGGACGTACATGAACGTCTCCGGTCCGCCGGTCGCGGCGCTGCGCTCCTTCTTCAAGGTCGACCCCGCGCGGGTGATCGTGGTGCACGACGAGCTCGACATCCCGTTCGGCGCGGTCCGGCTCAAGCGCGGCGGCGGCGACAACGGACACAACGGCCTGCGGTCGATCACCTCGTCACTCGGCACCAGGGACTACCTGCGCGTCCGCTTCGGCATCGGGCGCCCGCCCGGCCGGATGGACCCGGCCGACTTCGTCCTGCGTGACTTCGCCGTCCCGGAGCGCAAGGAACTGCCGTTCCTGGTCGACCGGGCGGCGGACGCCGTGGAGGCGCTGGTGGCCGAGGGCCTCGAGCCGGCCCAGAACCGCTTCCACGCCCTGGCCTGA
- a CDS encoding glycosyltransferase yields MSGAERWIVVVEEPFLPMDAGGRVETFGFLTAASNAGIRMQVLVPAKSALDVDAVEKAVPGAAVIPLPRDDSPLAHLRVTPYMYASRPVGPLRRALHATPPRADAVISYSYRAARLGQEIARVWRLPHLVRAHNIESAFFRAMARGSSGPRAAAYELEYRKLQLAERSLGHSPLVTAIADISLEDHEWRRQRASVTTFHLPPFLPVGALADDASAGPAATRDRRVPGTVVFVGSLDTAQNVEALRWFLDRCWDGVRAGQPAAVLRVVGRRPEPGLADWLRGIPSVELHTDVPSIDEYVGTAVVSVNPMRSGSGVNIKAIAAMAAGTPVVSTRTGSRGLSWQSARSVPEMTPSTHLLVADEPAAFTEAVRGLLADPVRAADLGRSGRDYVLRTLDHTTLLRRIRDELPGRPATS; encoded by the coding sequence GTGAGCGGTGCCGAACGCTGGATCGTCGTCGTCGAGGAGCCTTTCCTTCCGATGGACGCCGGCGGCCGGGTCGAGACCTTCGGGTTCCTCACCGCCGCGTCGAACGCCGGCATCCGGATGCAGGTCCTGGTCCCCGCCAAGAGCGCGCTGGACGTCGACGCGGTCGAGAAGGCGGTTCCCGGCGCCGCGGTGATCCCGCTGCCCCGGGATGACAGCCCACTGGCCCATCTGCGCGTGACGCCGTACATGTACGCGTCACGCCCGGTCGGGCCGCTGCGCCGGGCGCTGCACGCCACGCCGCCGCGCGCCGACGCGGTCATCAGCTACAGCTACCGGGCGGCCCGGCTCGGCCAGGAGATCGCCCGGGTCTGGCGGCTGCCCCACCTGGTGCGGGCGCACAACATCGAGTCGGCGTTCTTCCGGGCGATGGCGCGAGGCTCGTCCGGCCCGCGCGCGGCGGCCTACGAGCTGGAGTACCGCAAGCTCCAGCTCGCCGAACGGTCGCTGGGCCACTCGCCGCTCGTCACCGCGATCGCCGACATCTCGTTGGAGGACCACGAGTGGCGCCGCCAGCGGGCCAGCGTCACCACCTTCCACCTGCCGCCGTTCCTGCCGGTGGGCGCACTCGCGGACGACGCGTCCGCCGGACCGGCCGCGACGCGGGACCGCCGGGTCCCGGGCACGGTCGTGTTCGTCGGCTCGCTGGACACCGCGCAGAACGTCGAGGCGCTGCGCTGGTTCCTGGACCGTTGCTGGGACGGCGTGCGGGCGGGTCAACCGGCGGCCGTCCTGCGCGTGGTGGGCCGCCGCCCCGAGCCGGGTCTGGCCGACTGGCTGCGCGGGATCCCCAGCGTCGAGCTGCACACCGACGTGCCGAGCATCGACGAGTACGTGGGAACGGCGGTCGTGTCGGTGAACCCGATGCGGTCGGGCTCCGGGGTGAACATCAAGGCGATCGCGGCGATGGCGGCCGGTACGCCGGTGGTGAGCACCCGGACGGGCAGCCGGGGCCTGAGCTGGCAGTCCGCGCGTTCCGTCCCGGAGATGACGCCGTCGACCCACCTGCTGGTCGCGGACGAGCCGGCGGCGTTCACCGAGGCGGTCCGGGGGCTGCTCGCCGACCCGGTCCGGGCCGCCGACCTGGGCCGATCCGGGCGCGACTACGTGCTGCGCACGCTGGACCACACCACTCTGCTGCGGCGGATTCGCGACGAGCTGCCGGGCCGACCGGCCACCAGCTGA
- a CDS encoding glycosyltransferase family 2 protein, with product MAAVRALGRGATVALLGAATVYGHVLYPVYIGLKSRGLTPEVPADPAEWPSVSVVVAAYRESAIIGAKLDDLMAIPYPGPIEIIVVADDEETAAAARRAGVRVLSTGERLGKARAVNRGVSAATNDIVLLTDANATVAPDALCAAMRHFVDPGVGAVAGEKQVEDPQGAQGFYWRFESWLKRCESATGATIGVVGEFLAFRRAAFRPLPADTAVDDAWLALDLLEGGLRVIYEPEAYSVEGPSPSFQDEWERRTRIVAGNLDMMWRRRDTLSPGALPVTPQLWGHRLVRSSVGPVAHVALVALSVPAARHSWTARLFLAGNAAGAASAVALTTGRQLPGPARLFAQVFFLQAVALGGVRRFLSGDRPAVWPKPDRLPEPGRPPSPDGSTADGPAGAGYPSQRGGLGMGEPVIGPEAAATGPIILPPGFGSGPGYDAQRLNQAYDPADPLGSARTYGPAQTYGPAQTYGPAQ from the coding sequence ATGGCAGCAGTTCGGGCCCTCGGCCGTGGCGCGACCGTCGCCCTTCTGGGAGCGGCCACCGTGTACGGTCACGTTCTGTACCCGGTCTACATCGGACTGAAAAGCCGAGGCCTTACCCCAGAGGTTCCGGCTGACCCGGCCGAATGGCCCTCGGTGAGCGTCGTCGTCGCGGCCTACCGAGAGAGTGCGATCATCGGGGCCAAGCTGGACGACCTGATGGCCATCCCGTACCCCGGGCCCATCGAGATCATCGTGGTCGCCGACGACGAGGAGACCGCCGCCGCGGCCCGCCGGGCCGGCGTCCGGGTGCTCTCCACCGGCGAGCGGCTCGGCAAGGCGCGCGCGGTCAACCGCGGTGTCTCCGCCGCCACCAACGACATCGTGCTGCTGACCGACGCGAACGCGACGGTCGCGCCGGACGCGCTGTGCGCCGCGATGCGGCACTTCGTGGACCCTGGCGTCGGCGCCGTCGCGGGTGAGAAGCAGGTCGAGGACCCGCAGGGCGCGCAGGGCTTCTACTGGCGGTTCGAGTCGTGGCTCAAGCGGTGCGAGTCGGCGACCGGCGCGACCATCGGAGTGGTCGGGGAGTTCCTGGCCTTCCGCCGCGCGGCCTTCCGCCCGCTGCCCGCCGACACCGCGGTCGACGACGCCTGGCTCGCCCTCGACCTGCTGGAGGGCGGCCTGCGGGTGATCTACGAGCCCGAGGCGTACTCCGTCGAGGGCCCGTCGCCCTCCTTCCAGGACGAATGGGAACGGCGCACCCGGATCGTCGCCGGCAATCTGGACATGATGTGGCGGCGCCGCGACACCCTGTCGCCCGGTGCGCTGCCGGTCACCCCGCAGCTGTGGGGCCACCGGTTGGTCCGTTCGTCGGTCGGGCCGGTCGCCCACGTCGCCCTCGTAGCGCTGAGCGTCCCCGCCGCGCGGCACAGCTGGACCGCGCGGCTCTTTCTGGCCGGCAACGCGGCCGGCGCGGCCAGCGCGGTGGCGTTGACGACCGGGCGGCAGCTGCCCGGTCCGGCCCGCCTGTTCGCCCAGGTGTTCTTCCTGCAGGCGGTCGCGCTGGGCGGTGTCCGTCGTTTCCTGTCCGGCGACCGGCCGGCGGTCTGGCCGAAGCCGGACCGGCTGCCCGAGCCCGGACGGCCCCCCAGCCCGGACGGCTCCACGGCGGACGGGCCGGCCGGCGCCGGGTACCCGTCCCAGCGTGGCGGCCTGGGCATGGGCGAGCCGGTGATCGGCCCCGAGGCGGCGGCCACCGGCCCGATCATCCTGCCGCCGGGGTTCGGCTCCGGGCCGGGTTACGACGCGCAGCGGCTGAACCAGGCCTACGACCCCGCCGACCCGCTCGGCTCGGCCAGGACCTACGGGCCGGCGCAGACCTACGGGCCGGCGCAGACCTACGGGCCGGCGCAGTGA
- a CDS encoding glycosyltransferase: protein MRERDEPASDPRWAYEVVTVSFHSRGQLEQMIAGLPTDMPVVIVDNAKGADRVWELIADRPNGRYVDSGGGKGFAKAANMGIRSSVYEYVILGNPDSRPDAKIIDSLVDDLRADQELVCSAATMQGHDGRPELGNGGWEPTPRRVLLHVLGAHKLIPTSALFARPTPGREMAPEWLTGACMALRRRTFLDLGAFDETFYVYNEDMAFGRAIREAGLRQKLRTDLLVPHGAGGSGAAKTWMLQMRGASMIRYLRKHNAPLKVNAMRAMLVAGYAGRTVLSRASGKEATAQEHAAYIKGLLVGPPKP from the coding sequence ATGCGGGAACGCGACGAGCCGGCCAGCGACCCCCGGTGGGCCTACGAGGTCGTCACCGTGAGCTTCCACAGCCGCGGGCAGCTGGAGCAGATGATCGCCGGGCTGCCCACGGACATGCCTGTCGTGATCGTCGACAACGCCAAGGGGGCCGACCGGGTCTGGGAGCTGATCGCCGACCGGCCGAACGGGCGTTACGTCGACTCCGGCGGAGGCAAGGGCTTCGCCAAGGCCGCCAACATGGGCATCAGGTCGTCCGTGTACGAGTACGTCATCCTCGGAAACCCGGACAGCCGGCCGGACGCCAAGATCATCGATTCTCTCGTCGACGACCTGCGCGCAGACCAGGAACTGGTCTGCAGCGCGGCGACGATGCAGGGCCACGACGGCCGGCCCGAGCTGGGCAACGGCGGCTGGGAGCCGACCCCGCGCCGGGTGCTGCTGCACGTGCTCGGCGCGCACAAGCTCATCCCGACGTCGGCCCTGTTCGCCAGGCCCACGCCGGGCCGGGAGATGGCGCCGGAGTGGCTGACCGGAGCCTGCATGGCGCTGCGCCGTCGCACCTTCCTCGACCTCGGCGCCTTCGACGAGACGTTCTACGTCTACAACGAGGACATGGCGTTCGGCCGGGCGATCCGGGAGGCCGGGCTGCGCCAGAAGCTGCGCACCGACCTTCTCGTGCCGCACGGCGCCGGCGGCTCGGGCGCCGCGAAGACCTGGATGCTGCAGATGCGGGGCGCGTCGATGATCCGCTACCTGCGCAAGCACAACGCGCCGCTCAAGGTCAACGCGATGCGCGCGATGCTCGTCGCCGGCTATGCCGGCCGGACGGTGCTGTCCCGCGCCAGCGGCAAGGAAGCGACCGCGCAGGAGCACGCCGCGTACATCAAGGGCCTGCTCGTCGGCCCGCCGAAGCCCTGA
- a CDS encoding S8 family serine peptidase, with translation MFLAPSRRAPLGLLLTALCAGALVIGPGLGGSPALAAQPSESWYARALRLDDAHKLSTGSGIVVAVVDGGVDPTVPALAGQLVPGAGIGADAATDGLRDDDPDGHGTSMAGIIAARPVGPDGAATGFLGVAPDAKILSISTGRETDLSEVAEGIRLATDRGAKVISLSLGSPGLADSDERSAVAYALSHDVVVVAAAGNVDSGDTDPLDQQINAPANIPGVIAVTGSDSGGKFWAGSASGQRAVLAAPAALIRAPVPVALAPSGSEVIDGTSNSTAIVAGVVALVRAEHPALNAPSVIELLTRTADDKGPRGWDRQFGYGIVDPVAALTQPPVPVADNPLLTAPPGAGGGTLATDEDALLAAAGVTVPLPGPTGSTDRPVPTPPAGAPVSAPRHHGPGRLVWAGGLAVAVLLGIALGVGTFALRRALSPPADGGARRPDGTAPPVAPVVAAAPPALDAAPPVAAGVPVAAAPQAPPDPPSLVPPTGGGAGRYR, from the coding sequence GTGTTCCTCGCGCCGTCCCGGCGGGCGCCGCTCGGGCTGCTGCTGACGGCGCTGTGCGCCGGCGCACTGGTCATCGGGCCCGGGCTGGGTGGGTCGCCCGCGCTGGCCGCGCAGCCCAGCGAGTCCTGGTATGCCCGCGCGCTGCGGCTCGACGACGCCCACAAGCTCTCGACCGGGAGCGGCATCGTGGTGGCCGTCGTCGACGGCGGCGTGGACCCGACCGTCCCCGCGCTCGCCGGCCAGCTGGTGCCGGGTGCCGGCATCGGCGCGGACGCGGCGACGGACGGCCTGCGCGACGACGACCCGGACGGCCATGGCACCTCGATGGCCGGCATCATCGCCGCGCGCCCGGTCGGGCCGGACGGCGCCGCCACCGGCTTCCTCGGCGTGGCGCCGGACGCGAAGATCCTCTCGATCTCCACCGGCCGGGAGACCGACCTGTCCGAGGTCGCCGAGGGCATCCGGCTCGCGACCGACCGCGGCGCGAAGGTGATCAGCCTCTCGCTCGGCTCGCCCGGCCTGGCCGACTCGGACGAGCGTTCGGCGGTCGCCTACGCCCTGTCCCACGACGTCGTCGTGGTCGCCGCGGCCGGCAACGTGGATTCCGGCGACACCGACCCGCTCGACCAGCAGATCAACGCCCCCGCGAACATCCCCGGCGTCATCGCGGTGACCGGCTCGGACTCCGGCGGGAAGTTCTGGGCCGGCTCGGCCTCAGGCCAGCGGGCGGTGCTCGCGGCGCCGGCCGCGCTCATCCGGGCGCCCGTCCCGGTCGCGCTGGCGCCGAGTGGCTCCGAGGTCATCGACGGCACCAGCAACTCGACCGCCATCGTCGCCGGCGTGGTCGCGCTGGTCCGAGCCGAGCATCCCGCGCTGAACGCCCCGAGTGTGATCGAGCTGCTCACCAGGACGGCGGACGACAAGGGCCCGCGCGGCTGGGACCGGCAGTTCGGCTACGGGATCGTCGACCCGGTGGCGGCGCTCACCCAGCCACCGGTCCCGGTCGCGGACAACCCGCTGCTGACCGCCCCGCCGGGGGCCGGCGGCGGCACGCTCGCCACCGACGAGGACGCGCTGCTGGCCGCCGCGGGCGTGACCGTGCCGCTTCCGGGGCCGACCGGGTCCACCGACCGGCCCGTCCCGACCCCGCCCGCGGGCGCGCCGGTCTCCGCGCCCAGGCACCACGGGCCCGGCAGGCTGGTCTGGGCCGGCGGCCTCGCGGTCGCCGTGCTGCTCGGGATCGCCCTCGGCGTCGGCACGTTCGCGCTGCGCCGGGCGCTTTCCCCGCCAGCGGACGGCGGCGCTCGACGGCCCGACGGCACCGCACCGCCCGTGGCGCCCGTGGTGGCCGCCGCGCCGCCGGCCCTCGACGCCGCGCCGCCGGTCGCGGCCGGTGTGCCGGTGGCCGCGGCCCCGCAAGCGCCGCCCGACCCGCCGTCCCTCGTCCCGCCGACCGGCGGGGGAGCCGGGCGTTACAGGTGA
- the tyrS gene encoding tyrosine--tRNA ligase: MTSALLDELSWRGLIHDSTDAAELRNHLDSAARRAYIGFDPTAPGLTIGHMLPITLLIRAARAGIRPVALFGGGTGLIGDPSGKSVERQLLSPQDVAANVSRHQELMRTIFARALPADQMPIFVDNSAWLGGLGLIEFLRDVGKHFPIGEMTKRDSVRRRLEDPDVGLSYTEFSYMLLQAYDFRRLCEDHGVTVQMGASDQWGNIVAGIDYIRRVLRTQAHGLTCPLLLRSDGTKFGKSEKGAVWISADGTSPYTFYQFVINQSDENARQFALFFSLADRESLEKLFAQHAETPSRRALQRYLAREMTTLVHGEEATDAAEAASEALFKGDVRAISPQLFGDVFTDVPSIEEPRSRLDGDGWPVVDLLIAVGLASSKKVAREHLGNGAISINGDKVSDLDARVTAADLLHGSVLLVRRGRREWRLARFA, translated from the coding sequence ATGACGAGCGCGCTACTCGACGAGCTGTCCTGGCGTGGGCTGATCCACGACAGCACCGACGCCGCGGAGCTGCGGAACCACCTCGACAGCGCGGCGCGGCGCGCCTACATCGGCTTCGACCCGACGGCGCCGGGACTGACGATCGGCCACATGTTGCCGATCACCCTGCTGATCCGGGCGGCCCGCGCGGGCATCCGGCCCGTGGCCCTGTTCGGCGGCGGGACCGGCCTGATCGGTGACCCGTCCGGCAAGTCGGTCGAGCGCCAACTGCTGTCCCCGCAGGACGTCGCCGCCAACGTGTCCCGCCACCAGGAGCTGATGCGCACCATCTTCGCGCGCGCCCTGCCGGCGGACCAGATGCCGATCTTCGTGGACAACTCCGCGTGGCTCGGCGGCCTCGGGCTGATCGAGTTCCTGCGCGACGTCGGCAAGCACTTCCCGATCGGCGAGATGACGAAGCGGGACAGCGTCCGGCGCCGGCTCGAGGACCCCGACGTCGGCCTGTCGTACACCGAGTTCAGCTACATGCTGCTGCAGGCCTACGACTTCCGCCGGCTCTGCGAGGACCACGGCGTCACGGTGCAGATGGGCGCCTCCGACCAGTGGGGCAACATCGTCGCGGGTATCGACTACATCCGCCGGGTGCTGCGGACCCAGGCCCACGGGCTCACCTGCCCGCTGCTGCTGCGCTCCGACGGCACCAAGTTCGGCAAGTCGGAGAAGGGCGCGGTCTGGATCTCGGCCGACGGCACCTCGCCCTACACGTTCTACCAGTTCGTGATCAACCAGTCGGACGAGAACGCCCGGCAGTTCGCGCTGTTCTTCTCGCTGGCGGACCGGGAGTCGCTGGAGAAGCTGTTCGCCCAGCATGCCGAGACCCCGTCCCGCCGGGCGCTGCAGCGCTACCTGGCCCGGGAGATGACGACCCTGGTGCACGGCGAGGAGGCCACCGACGCGGCCGAGGCCGCCTCCGAGGCCCTCTTCAAGGGCGACGTGCGCGCGATCAGCCCACAGCTGTTCGGCGACGTGTTCACCGACGTCCCGAGCATCGAGGAGCCACGCTCACGGCTGGACGGGGACGGCTGGCCGGTGGTCGATCTGCTGATCGCCGTCGGCCTGGCCAGCAGCAAGAAGGTCGCCCGCGAGCACCTTGGTAACGGCGCCATCTCGATCAACGGCGACAAGGTGTCCGACCTCGACGCCAGGGTCACCGCCGCGGACCTGCTGCACGGCTCGGTCCTGCTGGTCCGCCGTGGCCGGCGCGAGTGGCGCCTCGCGCGCTTCGCCTAG